The segment GAAATGATCCCTTGCAATGCAGGTCCTGCAATCCCTCCCAAACAATAAGGAACAGTGATGGCAAACATCATCCATGTTTGTGTTGCGGATGCATATAACACATATCCGATGATAAAGAAAATGAACCCGATATAAACTGTTTTTTTTGCACCGAACCGTTTCATCGCCTGGCCCACAAGTCCGCCTTGTACGAAAGCAATTACAACACCTACAACTCCGAGAGAGATACCGATCAATCTTTCATCCCATTTGAATCTTTCGATTACGTAAAAAGACCAATTGGATTGGACGGAGTGGGAACCGAGATTCATTAGAAAAAAGACTCCGATAAGTCCGGTAAGCAACGGATAACGCTTCAATCTTACAAGTGCCCCTACGGGATTTGCATTTTTCCAAGAGAAAGCTCTTCTGTTTGCTTCCCCCAAAGACTCGGGAAGTATGAAATAACCGAATAAAAAGTTAATGAATGTTAGGATGGCTGCGGCTAGGAAAGGAATCCTCGGCCCGAAATGACCGAGTAGTCCCCCGATCACGGGTCCTATGATAAATCCGACCCCAAAAGCAACACCGATCATTCCGAAACTTTGGGCTCTTTTTTCCGGCTCGGTAACATCCGCAATATAGGCATTTGCAGTAGTGAAACTGGCACCCATAATCCCTGCAATGATCCTACCCACAAACAACCAAACAAGTGTTGGTGCCAGTGTCAGCAAAATATAATCCAGGGTGAATCCGAATAAGGAGGCTAACAAAACGGGCCTTCTTCCGAATCTGTCACTCAAAGCACCTACAAAAGGCGCGCATAAAAACTGAACGATGGAATACGCAAACATCAGCCAGCCGCCGTGGGAAGATGCCTGTCCGATGGAGTCTCCCGTCAGTTCGATGATCAGTTTAGGAAGAACCGGGATAACGATCCCAAATCCGATAGAATCGATCAGGATGGTAGTAAAGATGAAACCGACTGCCGCGGTTCTTGTATTTTTAGAATTTAAGATTCCCATTTGGGCAAGTGTATTTTTATACGTAACCTATGTATAGTGGAAAAAGGGAGAAAGTCGAACTTTTTCCCGACCTCCGCATTAAGAATGAGAAAGAATCTGCGGAGGTTCTATATGGAGTTTTAATTAGGCTTTTGCAGCCCCGGGTTTGTTTCCGAACTTGCCTTTTTGGTAGAGCAGATACGCGAAAGCTCCACCACCTAATATAAGTAATCCGATTCCGAGAAGAGGTCGGAAAAAGATCCAAGCGATGGCGATGGTGACAAAGGAAAATGAGAATGCCAGGATTCCTGCAACGATGCTCACTCCCATCTCAAGGATTCCTCCGAGGATTGGGATCCATCCGCCTGCAGCTGCGATTGGTCCGAATAACAGACGAAAACCGAGGAACATTGCGAAAAAGCCTGCGATTCTTACCGCCCAAGTACGGAATACATTTGCGTCTTGTTCCTCCTGGAACATAGTTGCTGCGTCTTTGGTTCCGTAATCAAAAACCAAAATCGTAGTATCCCTTTTTGTTTGGTAGGGATTTACGATGTCTCCGTTTAACAGACCGATAATGGAAACAGCTCCTTCCGGTGCCACTTGGTGATTTACCCTAACATCTCCTATTTCCGGACTGAGAGGATTTTTCCCAATGTAGATCCTACCGTCATGGATTTGCGCTTTTGCACCCAGTTTTGCTTTTAAACGCGCAGTAGTCGCAGAGTCGTATTCCAAATCGGAGTTAGGTGAAATGGATTCGATCAATGCTTGGGAAAAACTAAGATTTCCCAAAGATACGGAAGAAGCATGAGTCGTATTACTTTCGTAAGGGAATGCAGGATTGATATGATCTTTTTTTTGGTTGAATTTGCTTGAATCGACTCTGGCCGAAGACCAATCCGCATCATAGCTGTATGTTTTGGTCTTGTCTTCCTTTTCCACGACTTTTTCTTCCCATTGGTACATTTCCACGTCTCTGGAAAGTGCAAGAGCAGCTATTTCTATCCCGAAAGTTGAGTCTGAAATTTTTGCCCCGGCTTTGGCCTCTCCGCTGGCATGGATGAGTTTGCCGTTGTAATTTCCGATGTTTTGTTTGGCATCAATACTTTGCACGAGTGCCGCACCTTCTTCCAATCCTTTGGCAATATCGACCGCACAGCCTTCATTTTGAAACAGAATGGGAAAGGACGCTATCAGTAGAACGACTCCCCCTACGGTTCCTTTCAAACTTTCCGTAAAATTTCCTAACATTCTTTTCTCCCTTTTCGAACTAATTTCTTGAAACTCCAAGTTTCTATACCTGTACAAGAAATTGGAAAGAACTTTTTAAGGAAAAAAAACTACACTTCCCGCGCCGGAACCTCAGTCTGGCAGAAATTACACGGAAATCGTCACTAGGAGAATAGAATGGAGATTTGGTACACTGAAAAATTGGAATTGGAAAAAGGGAGGGCAGTTAGTTACAGAGTGACTAAGACCCTGGATAGCATCCAGTCTCCATTTCAAAAAATCGACGTATTCGAGACCCAATCTTTCGGACGTATGTTCACACTGGATGGTGTGACTATGGTTACAAATAAAGATGAACATTCCTATCATGAGATGATCGCCCATATTCCTATGATGAGTCACCCCAACCCTGAATCCGTTTTGGTCATCGGAGGCGGAGATGGTGGAACCGTTCGGGAAGTTTTGAAACATCCCTCCGTAAAAGAAGTCGTATTATGTGAGATTGATAAAGCGGTAGTGGATATCAGTTATCAGTACTTTCCGGAATGTGCGGATGCCATGAAAGATAAAAAAGTAATTCATCATTATGATGACGGAGCTAAATTCGCCCGTGACAACAAAGGCCGTTTCGATGTGATTTTGGTGGATTCCAGTGATCCTGTCGGTCCTGCGGAAGTATTATTCAAAGAACCGTTTTACAGAGATATGGCGAGCGCCTTGAAACCTACGGGAATCATTGCAACGCAAGCGGAATCCTATTGGTATCACGGAGATGTGATTTCATCCCTATTCGAATTCATTCCTAAGATTTTTCCGGAATACGGATACTATTACACTACGATTCCGACTTACCCGTCCGGAATCATCGGATTCACATTTCTTTCCAATGCGATCGATCCGTATTCTGTAACACCCGATATTTCCCGTTTGCCGAAAGGATTAAAATATTACAGTCCGGAGATTCACAAAGCAGCTTTTGTATTGCCAGAATTTGCAAAGGCGTATATCAAAAGAAAACGGTAAATCCATCTTGAAAAGACACCCTTTCCAAAATATCTTCTCCATAGGTTTCGGAGGGGTTGTCCTATTTTATTTATTTCTTTTTTCTCCGCCCGTTCTTTACTCTCAGGAATCGGAAGCAATCAAACTTGAGTTAGAAGCTGAAAATCTGGAAAAAGCGGGCGATTTGCCGGCGGCGGAAACGAAACGTCTTCGTGCGATCCAAATCAGAAAAAACAATTTCTACAGGGAAAAAAGATATTCTTATTCGAGAGATCCCAAAGATATTTCCCATCCGTTTGACTCAGGCAAACAGCTGTTTCTTGGTGGAACTTGGGAATTCGGAATCAGAGGAAACAATTCCATTGCAAGTTTCGGAGGCGGCACCGATTGGCTTCATAAAGACGGAAAACTCGCCTTTCAAGCAGGAGATCTTTTTTTTCCGCGAAGCAATATTCCTTATCAAAACGGCTCGGTACTCCCCGTCGTTGAAGAGCCGAAGTTTTTGTCATCCAAACTTCCTTCTTATTCCTTCTCCTACCGGCACGATAGTAAAAAGTGGGGATTTGAATATACTTCTTTGCCGTTTCAATCTTCTTTCACCCATTATGCCTGGGGACTTGTAGGTCCGTTTCAATTTGCCAATTACGAGACCAGATATAGAATGCAAGATCACAGGTTTGTCATAAAAATTTACGAAGAGTTAACGAAAGATAGCTGGTTCAGTTGGGATTTCGGACTTCGTGGAGGAAGTTGGAAAACAGATTCTTCTTATTTATCCGCTACATTGGGGCAAGCGGGAGATTTGCGTGAGCAGTCCAGGTATTTGGCTCCCAGCGCGGGTTTTCGTTTTTATCATGCTTTTGAAGAGATTATGAGATTGGAAGTAGGTGCGGATTTTTTTGTAACTCCTCTTGGCAGTTTGGATTATCAGAGATCGGTAACGAAAGAAGGCGGTTTCGGAACTCCGGGAAATTCTTTGGACCGGTATTCCATTCAGTCTAACAAACCTTTGGAGATGACCGTTGCCGGGATAGATTTGAATTTTGTATATTCGGTTTTATTATTCAAACAACATAGATTAAGTCTTGGGCTTCAATCTACCAGTTATTCCTGGAGGGCGAATGAATCCAAGATGCCGAATTTTTACGCTTTGAGTCCGGAAACATACGGAACAGCGGTAATGGATTGGTACAAGTCTTCGGGAGTTTACGAAGCGGACGGAAACGGAAAGAGGATCGGAAGATACTTCGGGGTTTCTAATATATTCATCGGATACAGTTATGCGTTTTAGATTTTTTCCGCTTCTATCGGTTTTGTTTTTTTTCTTTTTGCAATGCGGAGTCGCCATCCGTGTGTACCGACCTTTTCCGGAAGAGGCGCCTTTCGAGTTGGTTGTTCCCGAAAAAAAACTAACTATAGTTACGCCTAATGAAAACCTGCAAAGATTTGCGATGTACGACGGTTATTTCGTAAGTGCGGATGATTTGCCAAATGAATACGGAAGTTTGAATTATCTCATTCAAAAAGAAATCAGCATCCGCAAATCCAGATACCCCGGCCTTTTTCAAGGCGGCAAGATTGAGATTACGAAATTTCAATTGGAATCCCTTGATAGATGTTATTCCAACGAAGTTCATGTAAAGATGTCCGCCTTGGCGCAAGTCGGAAGAGGTAAGGCTTCTAATTTCGAATACGAAGATAAAATAGTTTCCCATGTAACGAATTGTTATTTGTTGGGAAGCAGTCTTACGATTGTTCCACTGATTTGGTATGTTCCTTATATGGGGTTTCGGGGCAATCGCCAGGATCAATTGAACCAATTGGGTAGAAATGCAATCGAAGCTTTTTTCCAATTTTTAGAAAATGAATCGGACTTTCATCCTGGAAAGAAAGAACCGAATCTGAACTCATTGCCTAATGTTCCGGATCCTAAACTTAAGGAGATTCTGGAAGAGTTATGAACCGAAACATCACTTTTATCCTTCTCTTTACCGTTCTGATTGTATGTAATAATTGTTATTCGATAGAAAAAAAATACAATTACGGAAATCCCTACCATCCTTCTCCCTATTTTGAGGAAGATGATCCTCAGTTTGAAGAAGGGGAACCTGTTTGGATTGTAGATACGATCGGAAATTATTTTTTTTCCCTTCCAACAAAATTGATTTTGTGGAACAGGAAAATGACCAACCATCATTTTTCGGAAGAAACAAAGCAGTATCTGATAAAATATATCAAACAGAATAACCTACGTGATGTTAAAGTAAGGTTCAATCAATACGCACCTTTGTCCGAATGGAAAAGACTCGCTAAGAATGAAAATATCAATCCTTTTGTAAAATATATCATAGGATCCATTTCGTTATTATCCTATACTTTTTTGCCGGATAGACTGCTTGCGGGATTTGTAGGAGGAGATCATTATAATCCTTACACGAATACGATCAACGTCTATTCCGATCTTCCGGCAGTTGTCATCCATGAAGGAGGACATGCCAAAGATTTCGCACAAAGGGAAAACAGAACTTGGTATTCTATGGCTTATGCAGTTCCCGTCGTAGGTTCTCTTTACCATGAGGCCCGTGCAAGTGATGATGCGATTAATTATTTTGCGGAAAATGAGGACACCAAACAATTGGAAGAGTCGCATGAATTGTTATTTCCGGCTTACTCGACTTATATAGGTGGAGCGATCGGAGATTTAGTCCCTAGCCCCATAACGGCGGTTACCGTATTGCCGGGTCATATTTACGGTAGATGGAAAAAAAGAAGTATTCCTCTTCAATTGGAAGAAAGAAATAAAAGAGTAAAATAAGTGTCCAACGTCTCAAAATTTCAAGAAAAATTCATCAAACGAAGGGAAGAACTTTCTTCTCTATTGTGCATAGGTCTCGATCCGGAATGGGAAAAACTTCCTTTTTCCAGTTTGAAGTCGGAAACCCCTCTATTTCATTTTAGTAAGGAAATTGTGGAGGCGACTCATTCTTTTGCCACTTCCTGGAAACCCAATGTAGCCTTTTTCGAAAGATTCGGTTCCAAAGGATTTAAGGAATTCGAACTCTATGTTGAACTTTGTAAGACTCTATGTCCTGATGTTCCCATCATTGCGGATGCGAAGAGAGGGGATTTGGCCAATACTTCAAAAGAATATGCAAAATATTATTTCGAAACCCTAGGAGTGGATGCACTAACCGTAAATGCTTATATGGGTAAGGATACTCTTCTTCCTTATTTGGATGCAGGAGGATACATATTCATACTTTGTCTTACTTCCAATCCTTCCTCTAGCGACTTACAAAAGTTAGTTTTGAAAAAAGATAACGGATTTGTATATGAAGAGATGTCCGACTTTGCCGCAAGGCTCGGTGAAGAATACTCGGGTCAAGTGGGTATCGTTGTCGGGGGAACTCATCCTGCGGAACTCAAAAAAATCAGAAACCGCCACCCGGATTTGTTTTTTCTAATTCCGGGATACGGAGCACAGGGAGCAAGTCTGGAAGAAATTTATTGGGCGAGCGGTAAAAACTCCATAATCAATTCCTCTAGAGGAGTGACACTACTTTCCAGAGAAGATGGATTTTCCCGGTTGGCAAAGGAAAAAGCCTTGGAGATTCAAACTCAGATGAATCATCTCTTTCATTAAAGAGATCTTGGCAAAAAATTTCCTCCGATTTCGTTGCCGTTTTGTCTAAACATAGACCAGAGGCAAATGTGAAAAAAAAGTTGGCGATCGTAGGGACAGGCATATCCGGATTAGGAGCTGCTTATTTTTTGTCCAAGGAATATGATTTAACCCTGTTTGAAAAGGAAAATTATATAGGCGGACATACAAACACAATTGATGTTTCGGAAAACGGAAAAGAAATTCCCATCGATACGGGGTTTATCGTTTTTAATCACGTAACTTATCCGAATTTGCTTCGCTTATTCAACCGGTTAAAGGTTCCCACTAAAAAATCGGATATGTCTTTCAGCGTTCAGCATGATCCCACAAAACTAGAGTTTTGTGGCTCCGGTTTGAACGGTTTGTTTGCACAGAGAAAGAATTTTTTCAACCTAAGATACCTTCGAATGCTTCTTGAAATCAATCGTTTCAATGAGACGGCCCCCCATATACTGGACAATCCCAAATACGAAGACTGGGACTTGGGAGATTATATGAAAGAAAACGGATATGGAGAGGATATTCTCAATTATTATCTGATTCCCATGAGTTCTGCAGT is part of the Leptospira kobayashii genome and harbors:
- a CDS encoding TCR/Tet family MFS transporter; translated protein: MGILNSKNTRTAAVGFIFTTILIDSIGFGIVIPVLPKLIIELTGDSIGQASSHGGWLMFAYSIVQFLCAPFVGALSDRFGRRPVLLASLFGFTLDYILLTLAPTLVWLFVGRIIAGIMGASFTTANAYIADVTEPEKRAQSFGMIGVAFGVGFIIGPVIGGLLGHFGPRIPFLAAAILTFINFLFGYFILPESLGEANRRAFSWKNANPVGALVRLKRYPLLTGLIGVFFLMNLGSHSVQSNWSFYVIERFKWDERLIGISLGVVGVVIAFVQGGLVGQAMKRFGAKKTVYIGFIFFIIGYVLYASATQTWMMFAITVPYCLGGIAGPALQGIISSHIPANEQGELQGALTSLMSVTMIVGPVMMAETFAYFTTKSTVYLPGAPMWLGAFLTLIALVLAYRSLQHEEQLG
- the speE gene encoding polyamine aminopropyltransferase gives rise to the protein MEIWYTEKLELEKGRAVSYRVTKTLDSIQSPFQKIDVFETQSFGRMFTLDGVTMVTNKDEHSYHEMIAHIPMMSHPNPESVLVIGGGDGGTVREVLKHPSVKEVVLCEIDKAVVDISYQYFPECADAMKDKKVIHHYDDGAKFARDNKGRFDVILVDSSDPVGPAEVLFKEPFYRDMASALKPTGIIATQAESYWYHGDVISSLFEFIPKIFPEYGYYYTTIPTYPSGIIGFTFLSNAIDPYSVTPDISRLPKGLKYYSPEIHKAAFVLPEFAKAYIKRKR
- a CDS encoding TMEM43 family protein, whose protein sequence is MLGNFTESLKGTVGGVVLLIASFPILFQNEGCAVDIAKGLEEGAALVQSIDAKQNIGNYNGKLIHASGEAKAGAKISDSTFGIEIAALALSRDVEMYQWEEKVVEKEDKTKTYSYDADWSSARVDSSKFNQKKDHINPAFPYESNTTHASSVSLGNLSFSQALIESISPNSDLEYDSATTARLKAKLGAKAQIHDGRIYIGKNPLSPEIGDVRVNHQVAPEGAVSIIGLLNGDIVNPYQTKRDTTILVFDYGTKDAATMFQEEQDANVFRTWAVRIAGFFAMFLGFRLLFGPIAAAGGWIPILGGILEMGVSIVAGILAFSFSFVTIAIAWIFFRPLLGIGLLILGGGAFAYLLYQKGKFGNKPGAAKA
- the pyrF gene encoding orotidine-5'-phosphate decarboxylase, producing the protein MSNVSKFQEKFIKRREELSSLLCIGLDPEWEKLPFSSLKSETPLFHFSKEIVEATHSFATSWKPNVAFFERFGSKGFKEFELYVELCKTLCPDVPIIADAKRGDLANTSKEYAKYYFETLGVDALTVNAYMGKDTLLPYLDAGGYIFILCLTSNPSSSDLQKLVLKKDNGFVYEEMSDFAARLGEEYSGQVGIVVGGTHPAELKKIRNRHPDLFFLIPGYGAQGASLEEIYWASGKNSIINSSRGVTLLSREDGFSRLAKEKALEIQTQMNHLFH